Proteins from one Dromiciops gliroides isolate mDroGli1 chromosome 6, mDroGli1.pri, whole genome shotgun sequence genomic window:
- the LOC122732371 gene encoding oxytocin-neurophysin 1-like, whose amino-acid sequence MGNPGSRAGLAPRSRPGLSCCYLLALLALASACYIQNCPIGGKRSALDVDVRKCLPCGPGSKGRCFGPSICCGEELGCYLGTAESLRCQEESYLPSPCQSGQKPCGNGGRCAASGICCSSDGCGLDPVCDQEPTFS is encoded by the exons ATGGGCAACCCGGGCTCTCGAGCTGGCCTCGCCCCCCGGTCCCGTCCCGGTCTCTCCTGCTGCTATCTCCTAGCTCTCTTGGCTCTGGCCTCCGCCTGCTACATCCAGAACTGCCCCATCGGTGGGAAGCGCTCGGCGCTGGACGTGGACGTGCGCAAG TGCCTCCCCTGTGGTCCAGGAAGCAAAGGGCGCTGCTTTGGGCCCAGCATCTGCTGCGGGGAAGAGCTAGGCTGCTACCTGGGCACGGCCGAGAGCCTGAGGTGCCAGGAAGAGAGCTACCTGCCCTCCCCGTGCCagtctggccagaaaccctgcgGGAATGGAGGGCGCTGTGCTGCCAGCGGGATCTGCTGCAGCAGCG ATGGTTGTGGACTAGACCCTGTCTGTGATCAAGAACCCACCTTCTCCTAA